Proteins encoded by one window of Enterococcus faecalis:
- a CDS encoding response regulator transcription factor produces the protein MKKVLVVDDEPSILTLLTFNLEKEGYQVTTSEDGKNGFELALSNQYDFIILDVMLPGMDGLEITKALRREKIDTPILILTAKDEQVDKIIGLEIGADDYLTKPFSPREVLARMKAIFRRLKPTTTETLQEDTPKAPLVIGEIRVDEQNYEVFVRNQPIELTPKEFELLVYFMKRKDRVINRETLLERIWQYDFAGQSRIVDVHISHLRDKIEPDPKRPVYLVTVRGFGYRFQEPKR, from the coding sequence TTAACTTTGTTAACCTTTAATTTGGAAAAAGAAGGCTATCAGGTGACTACTTCCGAAGATGGTAAAAACGGCTTCGAATTAGCTTTGTCTAATCAATATGATTTTATAATTTTAGATGTAATGCTTCCTGGTATGGATGGCTTAGAAATTACCAAAGCACTTCGTCGAGAAAAAATTGACACGCCTATTTTGATTTTAACTGCCAAAGATGAACAAGTAGATAAAATCATCGGCTTAGAAATTGGGGCAGATGATTATTTAACAAAACCTTTTAGTCCCAGAGAAGTCCTAGCACGCATGAAAGCTATCTTTCGTCGTTTAAAACCTACCACGACCGAAACGCTTCAAGAGGACACACCTAAAGCTCCGCTTGTGATTGGCGAGATTCGTGTAGATGAACAAAATTATGAAGTCTTTGTGCGCAATCAGCCCATTGAGCTAACACCGAAAGAATTTGAATTACTCGTTTACTTCATGAAACGCAAAGATCGGGTCATTAATCGGGAAACCTTGTTGGAACGAATTTGGCAATATGACTTCGCTGGACAAAGTCGCATCGTCGATGTCCACATTAGTCATTTACGTGATAAAATCGAGCCCGATCCCAAACGGCCCGTTTACTTAGTAACTGTCCGTGGCTTTGGCTACCGTTTTCAGGAGCCAAAACGATGA